The Saccharomyces mikatae IFO 1815 strain IFO1815 genome assembly, chromosome: 13 genome has a segment encoding these proteins:
- the TIF11 gene encoding translation initiation complex factor eIF1A (similar to Saccharomyces cerevisiae TIF11 (YMR260C); ancestral locus Anc_8.812) has product MGKKNTKGGKKGRRGKNDSDGPKRELIYKEEGQEYAQITKMLGNGRVEASCFDGNKRMAHIRGKLRKKVWMGQGDIILVSLRDFQDDQCDVVHKYNLDEARTLKNQGELPENAKINETDNFGFESDEDVNFEFGNADEDDEEGEDEELDIDDI; this is encoded by the coding sequence AtgggtaaaaaaaatactaaaGGTGGTAAAAAAGGTAGAAGAGGAAAGAACGACTCTGATGGTCCAAAGCGTGAACTTAtttataaagaagaaggccAAGAATATGCTCAAATCACCAAGATGTTGGGTAACGGGAGAGTAGAAGCTAGTTGCTTTGATGGTAATAAGAGAATGGCCCATATCAGAGGTAAGTTGAGAAAAAAGGTCTGGATGGGACAAGGTGATAttattcttgtttctttgAGAGATTTCCAAGACGACCAATGTGATGTTGTTCACAAATATAATTTAGATGAAGCTAGAACATTGAAAAACCAAGGTGAACTTCCTGAAAACGCCAAGATTAATGAAACTGATAACTTTGGTTTTGAATCAGATGAGGACGTTAACTTTGAATTTGGTAATgctgatgaagatgatgaagaaggtgaagatgaagaacttgatattgatgacaTTTAA
- the TPS3 gene encoding trehalose 6-phosphate synthase/phosphatase complex subunit (similar to Saccharomyces cerevisiae TSL1 (YML100W) and TPS3 (YMR261C); ancestral locus Anc_8.813) — protein MTIIVASLFLPYTPQFEADVTNSDTAKLVESSMIKVDCNNQELGSNKQERSSSVTSASSHYIGLPQEPQINGEPLPRTTVGSPATGVNYHNEMEMLSSEQFLEELTANATHAANSGIPQTSNPVSSTSNVQRPSVEEFFSAPSARVCSSAQEASASSISGGHAPSHHNDLSPSLMKNHNLSFDPHQSRVRSSSKSAVITPVSKSVPDVDPAVVDVAKVREEFQQQASLPSMKRVSGITTGDSSVTSTGSNLRYSEQFQDNFIEDTDSEDDIDSDLETDATKKYNVPKFGGYSNNAKLRASLMRNSYELFKHLPWTIVDNDKGNGSLKNAVTIAVAEKTVKEPVSWIGTMGIPTDELPHEVCHEISKKLEKDFGSYPVVTDDITFKGAYKNYAKQILWPTLHYQIPDNPNSKAFEDHSWDYYQKVNQKFADRIVAIYKPGDTIWIHDYHLMLVPKMVREKLPKAKIGFFLHVSFPSSEVFRCLANRERILEGIIGANFVGFQTKEYKRHFLQTCNRLLAADVSNDEVKYHCNIVSVMYAPIGIDYFHVASQLKDNSVLEWRQLIKERWRNKKLIVCRDQFDRIRGLQKKMLAYERFLIENPEYIEKVVLIQICIGKSSDPEYERQIMVVVDRINSLSSNISISQPVVFLHQDLDFAQYLALNCEADAFLVDALREGMNLTCHEFIVSSFEKNAPLLLSEFTGSSSVLKEGAILVNPWDINHVAQSIKRSLEMSPEEKRRRWKKLFKSVIEHDSDNWITKCFEYINNAWESNQETSTVFNLAPEKFCADYKASKKHLFIFKISEPPTSRMLYLLSELSSNNIVYVLSSFTKNTFEGLYNGVLNIGLIAENGAYVRVNGSWYNIVEQLDWMKEVTKIFDEKVERLPGSYYKIADSMIRFHTENAEDQDRVPTVIGEAITHINTLFDDKDIHAYLHKDIVFVQQTGLALAAVEFLMKFYNSGVNTTDNSRISLSRTSSSMSVGNNKKHFQNRVDFVCISGSTSPIIEPLFKLVKQEVEKNNLKFGYTILYGSSRSTYAKEHINGVNELFTILHDLTVA, from the coding sequence ATGACTATCATCGTCGCCTCTTTATTCTTACCATACACGCCTCAATTCGAGGCCGATGTCACCAATTCAGATACTGCCAAGCTGGTCGAATCAAGTATGATTAAGGTGGACTGCAACAATCAGGAATTGGGCAGTAACAAGCAAGAAAGAAGTAGTTCTGTAACTTCGGCAAGTTCTCATTATATCGGCTTGCCCCAAGAGCCTCAGATTAACGGTGAACCTTTGCCTAGGACCACTGTAGGTTCACCAGCAACAGGGGTTAACTATCATAATGAGATGGAAATGCTTTCTTCCGAGCAATTCTTGGAAGAGCTAACTGCCAACGCCACTCATGCGGCTAATTCTGGTATTCCACAAACTAGTAACCCAGTTTCTTCTACCTCAAATGTGCAACGGCCTTCAGTGGAGGAGTTTTTTTCTGCTCCCTCTGCTAGAGTCTGTTCTTCCGCTCAGGAGGCTTCTGCGTCATCTATTTCTGGTGGTCATGCACCATCTCACCATAACGACTTGAGCCCTAGCCTTATGAAGAATCATAATCTGTCATTCGATCCCCATCAGTCCAGGGTCAGAAGCTCATCCAAGAGTGCCGTAATTACTCCTGTCTCTAAGAGCGTGCCAGATGTCGACCCTGCTGTTGTAGATGTTGCTAAAGTTAGAGAAGAATTCCAACAGCAAGCTTCTTTGCCCTCCATGAAAAGAGTGTCTGGAATTACCACTGGTGATTCTTCCGTTACTTCCACAGGTTCCAATTTGAGGTATTCTGAGCAATTCCAGGATaatttcattgaagataCTGATAGCGAAGATGACATTGATTCCGACTTAGAGACTGATGCTACCAAAAAATACAACGTTCCCAAATTCGGTGGCTATTCCAATAATGCGAAGTTAAGAGCATCCCTAATGAGGAACTCGTATGAGCTATTTAAACATTTACCATGGACAATAGTCGACAATGACAAAGGGAACGGATCTTTAAAAAATGCGGTTACTATTGCAGTTGCTGAAAAGACCGTGAAAGAACCTGTCTCTTGGATAGGTACGATGGGTATTCCTACTGATGAACTTCCTCACGAGGTTTGTCATGagatttcaaagaaattagaaaaaGATTTCGGTTCTTACCCAGTGGTCACTGATGATATCACTTTTAAGGGTGCCTATAAAAACTATGCCAAACAGATTTTATGGCCTACTCTTCATTACCAAATTCCAGACAATCCAAATTCAAAGGCTTTTGAAGACCATTCTTGGGATTACTACCAAAAGGTCAATCAAAAGTTTGCTGATAGGATTGTCGCCATTTATAAACCTGGCGACACAATCTGGATCCATGATTATCATTTGATGCTTGTGCCAAAAATGGTAAGAGAGAAGCTTCCTAAAGCCAAGATcggattttttttgcacGTCTCCTTCCCCAGTAGTGAGGTATTTAGATGCCTTGCAAACAGAGAGAGGATTCTTGAAGGTATCATTGGAGCAAACTTTGTTGGTTTTCAAAccaaagaatataaaaggCATTTCTTACAGACTTGTAACAGGTTACTTGCCGCAGATGTCTCCAATGACGAAGTCAAGTACCATTGCAATATTGTTTCCGTAATGTATGCGCCGATCGGTATCGACTATTTCCATGTGGCATCGCAGTTAAAAGATAATTCTGTACTTGAATGGCGCCAATTGATTAAAGAAAGATGGCGCAATAAAAAACTGATTGTTTGTCGTGACCAATTTGACAGAATTAGAGGTCtgcagaaaaaaatgttagcctatgaaagatttttgATAGAAAATCCTgaatatattgaaaaagttgttTTAATCCAGATCTGTATCGGTAAGAGTTCAGATCCTGAGTATGAGCGCCAAATTATGGTTGTCGTTGATAGAATCAATTCTTTGTCTTCGAATATAAGTATTTCTCAACCAGTGGTATTTTTACATCAAGATCTGGATTTCGCCCAATATTTGGCATTGAATTGCGAAGCTGATGCTTTTCTAGTAGACGCACTAAGAGAGGGTATGAATTTAACATGTCATGAATTTATTGTCAGTtcgtttgaaaaaaatgcgcCTTTGTTATTATCTGAGTTCACCGGTAGCTCTTCTGTTCTGAAGGAAGGTGCTATCTTAGTTAATCCATGGGATATAAATCATGTAGCGCAAAGCATCAAGAGAAGTTTGGAAATGTCccctgaagaaaaaagacgTAGGTGGAAAAAGTTATTCAAATCTGTAATCGAACACGATTCGGATAATTGGATTACCAAATGCTTCGAGTACATAAATAATGCCTGGGAGTCCAACCAAGAAACATCTACTGTTTTTAATTTAGCCCCAGAAAAATTCTGCGCTGACTACAAAGCCTCCAAAAAGCATTTATTTATCTTCAAGATTTCAGAACCACCAACATCAAGGATGCTATATTTGCTAAGTGAATTGAGTTCGAATAATATAGTTTATGTTTTGAGttcttttacaaaaaatacATTCGAAGGTTTATACAATGGTGTTCTAAACATTGGTCTGATAGCTGAAAATGGTGCCTACGTAAGAGTTAATGGATCATGGTACAATATTGTGGAACAGCTTGATTGGATGAAAGAAGTGACCAAGATTTTTGACGAAAAAGTCGAAAGATTACCTGGTTCGTATTACAAAATTGCCGATTCTATGATTAGATTCCATACAGAAAATGCCGAAGATCAAGATAGAGTCCCAACAGTTATCGGGGAAGCGATTACACACATAAATACTTTATTCGACGATAAAGATATCCATGCTTATTTGCATAAGGATATCGTCTTTGTTCAACAAACAGGGCTAGCCTTAGCCGCTGTCGAGTTTTTAATGAAATTCTACAACAGTGGCGTCAATACTACTGACAATAGCAGAATATCTCTATCGAGAACATCTTCTTCGATGTCCGTCGGGAATAATAAgaaacattttcaaaaccGTGTAGATTTTGTTTGCATTTCCGGTTCCACTTCACCTATTATCGAGCCATTGTTTAAATTAGTGAAAcaagaagttgaaaagaacaatctAAAATTCGGATATACCATTCTTTATGGTAGCTCTAGATCTACCTACGCCAAAGAACATATCAATGGTGTTAACGAACTTTTCACAATTCTTCATGATTTGACGGTAGCTTAA
- the SMKI13G3810 gene encoding putative endodeoxyribonuclease (similar to Saccharomyces cerevisiae YMR262W; ancestral locus Anc_8.814), producing the protein MDRLVDAHCHVITDPDSAVGGDDGGSKNTLRCVMSSNPYDWKNLKKMANNSTRRENLYLGFGVHPWYSHLFYIGDQRDKISHYLNVLEYKNKEQFDGLVRVLPEPLDLEEYILREFNEKLVSVIGEVGLDKLFRLPASGFYTQNEKTRLTTVKVKLSHQEAVFRRFCRLARKTNKPISIHDVKCHGKLNDICNEELLPYHSVNICLHSYTGSKETLLTQWLKKFPPDRIFVSLSKWINFKNPEEGDTLVRGLPKTCILTETDFPVDNPDPSYQRDLTEQLQYLNKQIAQAWGESLDATQVASHIYENFQKFIK; encoded by the coding sequence ATGGATAGGCTCGTTGATGCACACTGCCACGTTATTACTGATCCAGACAGTGCAGTCGGTGGTGATGATGGAGGATCGAAGAATACGTTGCGATGCGTCATGTCATCAAACCCGTACGActggaaaaatttgaagaaaatggctAACAATAGCACAAGAAGAGAGAATCTATACCTCGGATTTGGTGTCCATCCTTGGTACAGtcatttattttatatagGTGATCAACGCGACAAGATTTCTCATTACCTAAATGTATTGGAATATAAGAACAAAGAACAGTTCGACGGTTTGGTTCGGGTTCTTCCTGAACCTCTAGAtcttgaagaatatatacTTAGGGAGTTTAACGAAAAATTAGTTAGCGTAATTGGAGAGGTCGGTCTTGATAAGCTCTTCAGACTTCCCGCGAGTGGTTTCTACACACAAAACGAGAAGACCAGGCTAACCACAGTGAAAGTCAAACTATCGCATCAAGAAGCAGTATTTAGACGATTTTGCCGGTTggcaagaaaaacaaacaagCCCATTTCCATACATGATGTGAAGTGTCATGGGAAACTGAACGATATCTGCAACGAAGAACTTCTACCGTATCACTCCGTCAACATATGTTTGCATTCGTACACAGGGTCCAAGGAAACCCTTCTGACACAATGGCTCAAGAAGTTCCCACCAGATCGTATCTTTGTAAGCCTGTCCAAATGgatcaatttcaaaaaccCAGAAGAAGGAGATACTCTGGTCAGGGGCTTGCCCAAAACGTGTATACTTACTGAAACTGACTTCCCCGTTGACAACCCGGATCCATCATACCAAAGGGATCTAACAGAGCAGCTGCAGTATCTGAATAAACAAATTGCACAAGCATGGGGTGAGAGCCTGGATGCTACGCAAGTCGCTTCGCATATATATGAGAACTTCCAGAAATTCATTAAGTAA
- the SAP30 gene encoding Sap30p (similar to Saccharomyces cerevisiae SAP30 (YMR263W); ancestral locus Anc_8.815): protein MARPINTNSETESRGRASQGGSYANNNNSNNINNSTNNNNINNINNINNNNNNNNNNNNNNNGNGPTSGSRTNGKQRLTAAQQQYLKNLIETHITDNHPDLRSKSHPMDFEEYTDAFLRRYKDHFQLDVPDNLTLQGYLLGSKLGAKTYSYKRNTQGQHDKRIHKKDLANVVRRHFDEHSIKETDCIPQFIYKVKNQKKKFKMEFRS from the coding sequence ATGGCTAGGCCTATCAATACAAACAGCGAAACAGAATCAAGAGGGAGGGCCTCTCAGGGCGGTAGTTACgcaaataacaataacagcaacaatattaataatagtactaataataacaatattaataacattaataatattaataataataataataataataataataataataataataataatggtaaCGGGCCTACCTCTGGCAGCAGAACCAATGGGAAGCAACGACTCACAGCAGCTCAACAACAGTATCTCAAAAATCTCATAGAGACACATATCACTGACAACCACCCCGATCTTCGCTCCAAGAGCCACCCAATGGATTTTGAAGAGTATACAGATGCTTTTCTGAGAAGGTACAAGGACCACTTCCAATTGGACGTACCGGACAACCTGACCCTGCAGGGATACCTGTTGGGCTCCAAATTGGGCGCAAAGACTTACTCCTACAAAAGAAACACCCAGGGTCAGCACGACAAAAGGATTCACAAGAAGGACCTGGCCAATGTTGTGAGAAGGCATTTCGATGAGCATTCTATAAAAGAGACTGACTGCATACCACAATTCATATATAAAGTGAAAaaccagaaaaagaaattcaagatGGAATTTCGGAGCTGA
- the CUE1 gene encoding Cue1p (similar to Saccharomyces cerevisiae CUE1 (YMR264W) and CUE4 (YML101C); ancestral locus Anc_8.816), translating to MEDSRLLITLVLVFGVIFLRKFFQSNQHPSAQRLSATGVNAHGRPHAPTQSSLRRTGRANGGHPVTVQMVETVQNLAPNLHPEQIRYSLENTGTVEETVERYLRGDEFSFPPGFEPSRAPMGANAAANNNATAGGGEFNDPRKKNMICAENLLDKFHVDPNEDMSHLNFKGLDIEERKKLLVWQARKNLETKLQDDKDLQSLLT from the coding sequence ATGGAAGATTCGAGATTGCTTATCACTTTGGTTCTTGTGTTTGGAGTTATATTTCTGAGAaaattcttccaaagtAATCAGCATCCCTCAGCACAACGCTTATCCGCTACGGGAGTGAACGCACATGGACGCCCTCACGCACCTACGCAAAGTAGCTTGAGAAGGACTGGTAGGGCTAATGGAGGTCATCCCGTGACGGTTCAGATGGTAGAAACAGTGCAAAATCTGGCACCGAACTTACATCCTGAGCAAATTAGATATAGTTTGGAAAACACAGGCACAGTGGAGGAAACAGTAGAAAGATACCTGCGTGGTGATGAGTTCAGTTTTCCACCCGGGTTTGAGCCTTCGAGAGCACCAATGGGAGCAAATGCGGCTGCTAATAATAATGCTACTGCCGGTGGCGGGGAATTCAACGACCctagaaagaagaatatgattTGCGCTGAGAACCTCCTTGACAAATTCCATGTAGACCCCAACGAAGACATGAGTCACCTAAACTTCAAAGGCCTGGATATTGaagagagaaagaaattgttgGTGTGGCAAGCCAGAAAGAACTTAGAAACGAAATTGCAAGATGATAAAGATTTGCAAAGTTTGTTGACTTGA
- the SMKI13G3840 gene encoding uncharacterized protein (similar to Saccharomyces cerevisiae YMR265C; ancestral locus Anc_8.818): MEQRCNKGEMSDKNDNHCVLRKWNSCALELTVPSEISESAITKLHIYDFDNTLFATPGPTEHFYTRELLNLLTSSVLPNGGWWNEQEFLRAAIKISKTKPRGYSWNEEIIRLAEKSFCSKDTISIVLTGREEGKFYELIQHALQTAKSHWKCSRNEFRFNAVCLKKTAISKYTSEYKKELMRDFLKYYPSLRELTIYDDRVHQIEAFKTFFHSLDLPRLKWFAIPVRPFTKSLPREQELEMVTEMMDKNNSQAFSPSQKFDLSWTPKQTGYILSMASHRLLSKEVIKYLRRIKGRKTFKPKLYEYPLYIPCAEPGENIPALEIAKTWSNNNLCAFDSEERLHRILKQFYQQQPAKCIIHFQVTGLAVISSVYHNKRKPLEVYFKATPEPNRYAFSKFPEFIVTGYFYNKDKIDDLEVVTERLLNSKKAIHWTPLDNSISIKTFFGQYAKLAPILCSNEL, encoded by the coding sequence ATGGAACAAAGGTGTAACAAGGGAGAGATGTCCGACAAGAATGACAATCACTGCGTGCTCAGGAAATGGAATAGTTGCGCTTTAGAGTTGACCGTCCCCTCGGAGATTTCTGAATCTGCAATTACGAAGTTGCACATATACGATTTTGACAATACGTTATTTGCTACGCCAGGACCCACAGAACATTTTTATACACGTGAGTTGCTGAATCTGTTGACATCAAGCGTGTTGCCGAACGGGGGCTGGTGGAATGAGCAGGAGTTCTTGCGTGCTGCTATCAAGATCTCGAAGACTAAACCCAGAGGATATTCGTGGAATGAGGAGATTATTAGATTGGCAGAGAAGTCGTTCTGTTCCAAGGACACAATTTCGATTGTTTTAACAGGCAGAGAGGAAGGCAAGTTCTATGAGTTAATACAGCATGCTTTACAAACAGCGAAAAGCCATTGGAAGTGTTCACGAAATGAATTTAGGTTCAATGCAGTTTGCCTGAAGAAGACCGCAATTTCTAAATACACGAGTGAATATAAGAAGGAGTTGATGCGAGACTTTTTAAAATATTATCCTTCGCTAAGAGAGTTGACGATATATGATGATAGAGTACATCAAATAGAGGcattcaaaactttcttcCATTCTTTGGATCTGCCGCGCTTGAAATGGTTTGCAATTCCCGTGCGGCCGTTTACCAAATCTCTGCCAAGAGAGCAAGAACTTGAAATGGTGACGGAGATGATGGACAAGAATAACAGTCAAGCTTTTAGTCCTTCACAAAAGTTTGATTTGTCATGGACACCAAAACAAACCGGTTACATTCTCAGTATGGCTTCGCATCGGCTGTTATCGAAAGAAGTTATAAAGTATTTGAGGCGGATAAAAGGGAGAAAAACGTTCAAACCCAAACTGTACGAATATCCTTTGTATATACCATGTGCGGAACCTGGCGAAAATATCCCTGCGCTTGAAATTGCTAAGACATGGTCGAACAACAATCTCTGCGCATTTGATTCTGAAGAGAGACTACATCGTATTCTGAAGCAATTTTATCAGCAACAACCTGCAAAATGCATTATACATTTCCAAGTGACCGGCCTGGCTGTCATATCTTCTGTGTACCACAACAAAAGGAAACCTCTAGAGGTCTATTTCAAGGCCACGCCCGAACCAAATAGATACGCTTTCTCGAAGTTTCCAGAGTTTATAGTCACCGGCTACTTTTACAATAAAGAcaaaattgatgatttaGAAGTGGTGACGGAGCGTCTACTAAACTCCAAGAAGGCCATTCATTGGACCCCGTTGGACAATTCTATCTCAATAAAGACTTTTTTCGGACAGTATGCTAAGTTGGCCCCAATACTGTGTTCAAATGAATTATAA
- the RSN1 gene encoding Rsn1p (similar to Saccharomyces cerevisiae RSN1 (YMR266W); ancestral locus Anc_8.819), protein MNGTNSTNSTTTATSTETSTQQVVTSLVSNGAIFGVFVIAFLILRIKLKRIYEPKSSFNLINEEKKPEPLPQGVWQWLKPLLKKSDNFVIQQAGLDGYFFLRYLFIISIYCAVSLIYIFPILLALNASGQGTSQTGLNRLAYQNVKHRGRYFGHVFCGWIFFWGFLYIIYRELYFYTSMKHAVLASPRYAKKLSSRTVLFQTVPKQYLSEEEFSKLFDGVKRVWIARSSSDIESMVKKREAMALQLESAVTNYIKSALKKINKLSKKSPQLCISDNIAEYVPDKKRPHHKINKVAKFFFGKKVDTINYIKEELPKLDAQVKELQTDHENAQPFNSVFVEFESQYQAQVASQITTYHAPLFMTPAYVGIEPSDIVWFNLRMFWWERLGRRVTSVSVIIALIILWSTPVTFVGMISNITNLTNELHWLRFIYKLPDVLLGLLTSLAPTVALAILMSLLPRFIRAMAVTQGAASSQNVEHFTQQAYFAFQVIQVFLVITLSSAATSVATKIVQDPSKAMNLLASNLPKASNFFMSYVILQGLSISSGALLQIVPLILFYVLGALLDGTVRKKWNRFSGLSSMQWGTTFPVYTNLVVIIFSYAIISPTILLFGAVAFFLLYVAYLYNLTYVFQESPDGRGIYYPRALFQSIVGVYIGQVCLLGLFVVGKGWGPIVLQVIGICVTVFIHLHLNTAFDHLTKVVPVDTMKPLDGVSDTPSFKNIYQGIGEGKVKKNNFGANINMDGIKELPEFPIKKYHKKTESATEQQVDNSLFSENTFEYQFNPNNEANTNVNAENIIEDVPLLADGDTMKIPSAPWWKRFLKPHIYYSYKVLKGRLPEIYGLVDPDERVNDFDIAHAYDYPAVSAQCPVLWIPRDPFGFSKALISDVSGVVEMNDENATIDENLCFTLRDVPPSYNDVKEGDVGEAKGEDEIASKEDNPFSDSNFKEEESRSAV, encoded by the coding sequence ATGAATGGTACTAATAGTACTAATAGTACTACTACAGCTACCAGCACAGAAACGTCAACACAACAAGTGGTGACGTCTTTGGTAAGTAATGGTGCTATTTTTGGTGTTTTCGTCATTGCCTTCCTTATTTTACGtataaaattgaaaaggattTATGAGCCTAAATCTTCGTTCAATCTgattaatgaagaaaagaagccGGAACCACTACCACAGGGTGTGTGGCAATGGTTGAAGCcgttgttgaagaaatcagaCAATTTTGTCATTCAGCAAGCTGGTCTGGATGggtacttttttttgagatacctttttatcatttctaTTTATTGTGCAGTATCCCTGATTTATATATTTCCCATTTTACTGGCTCTTAATGCTAGTGGTCAAGGTACTTCTCAAACGGGACTGAATCGATTGGCTTATCAAAATGTTAAGCACCGCGGTAGATATTTTGGTCACGTTTTTTGTGGgtggattttcttttggggATTTCTTTACATTATCTATAGGGAATTGTATTTTTACACTTCTATGAAACATGCTGTGCTAGCGTCTCCTCGTTATGCTAAAAAGTTATCCTCGAGAACCGtgctttttcaaactgtTCCTAAGCAATATTTGAGTGAAGAGGAGTTCTCTAAGCTGTTCGATGGTGTTAAGAGGGTTTGGATCGCCAGAAGTTCTAGTGATATCGAATCTATGgtcaagaaaagagaagcaATGGCTTTGCAACTTGAAAGTGCGGTAACAAATTACATAAAATCTgcattgaagaagatcaaTAAATTAAGCAAAAAGAGTCCTCAATTGTGCATATCTGATAACATTGCAGAATATGTCCCTGATAAGAAAAGACCGCATCATAAGATTAATAAGGTCGCgaagttcttttttggcaAAAAAGTGGATACCATAAACTACATCAAGGAGGAACTACCCAAATTGGATGCACAAGTAAAGGAATTACAAACAGATCACGAAAATGCACAACCATTCAATTCTGTTTTTGTAGAATTTGAGTCTCAATATCAAGCGCAAGTTGCCTCTCAGATTACCACGTACCATGCGCCTCTTTTCATGACTCCAGCGTATGTTGGTATTGAACCATCAGATATTGTATGGTTTAATTTGAGAATGTTTTGGTGGGAAAGATTGGGTAGAAGAGTTACTTCTGTTTCTGTAATTATAGCATTGATCATATTATGGTCTACTCCAGTGACTTTTGTCGGGATGATTTCTAATATTACTAATTTAACTAACGAGCTTCATTGGTTGAGATTTATTTACAAATTGCCAGACGTTTTATTGGGTCTCTTGACATCTTTAGCACCAACCGTGGCATTAGCCATTTTGATGAGTCTCTTGCCGAGATTCATTAGAGCTATGGCTGTAACTCAGGGCGCTGCTTCTAGCCAAAATGTGGAGCATTTCACTCAACAAGCATATTTTGCCTTTCAAGTCATTCAGGTTTTCTTGGTTATCACGCTATCTTCTGCCGCTACATCCGTCGCGACCAAAATTGTGCAGGACCCTTCAAAAGCCATGAATTTACTGGCTTCTAATTTACCAAAAGCttctaatttctttatgTCATATGTGATTCTGCAAGGTTTGTCCATTTCATCGGGTGCTCTTTTGCAAATCGTCCCattaattcttttctatGTTTTAGGTGCCCTTTTAGATGGCACTGTTAGGAAGAAGTGGAATCGTTTTTCTGGATTATCAAGTATGCAATGGGGTACGACTTTTCCAGTTTATACAAATTTGGTAgttatcattttttcttacgCTATTATTTCTCCGacaattttattatttggCGCAGTTGCATTCTTTCTGTTGTATGTCGCATACTTATACAATTTAACCTATGTCTTTCAGGAGTCTCCAGATGGGAGAGGCATTTACTACCCAAGAGCTCTATTCCAGTCCATTGTTGGTGTTTACATCGGCCAAGTTTGTCTTCTAGGTCTTTTCGTTGTTGGCAAAGGTTGGGGCCCAATTGTTCTACAAGTCATTGGCATTTGTGTGACAGTTTTTATACATTTGCATTTAAACACTGCATTTGATCATTTGACAAAGGTAGTTCCAGTGGATACAATGAAACCACTCGATGGTGTATCAGATACTCCTTCCTTTAAGAACATTTACCAGGGCATAGGAGAGggaaaagtaaagaaaaacaacttTGGCGCAAATATCAATATGGATGGAATCAAAGAGTTGCCCGAATTTCCAATAAAGAAATACCACAAGAAGACTGAATCAGCTACGGAACAACAAGTTGATAATAGCCTATTCAGTGAGAATACATTTGAATACCAGTTCAACCCAAATAATGAAGCAAATACAAATGTTAACGCTGAAAATATAATTGAAGACGTTCCATTATTAGCAGATGGTGACACGATGAAAATACCTTCAGCACCATGGtggaaaagatttttgAAACCTCATATTTATTACTCCTATAAGGTTTTGAAAGGAAGGTTACCTGAAATTTATGGTTTGGTTGACCCTGACGAACGAGTGAATGATTTTGACATTGCTCATGCTTACGATTATCCGGCCGTCAGTGCACAGTGTCCGGTATTATGGATACCTCGAGATCCTTTTGGGTTTTCCAAGGCATTGATTTCAGATGTTTCCGGAGTTGTAGAAATGAATGATGAGAATGCTACCATCGACGAAAATTTATGTTTTACTCTACGTGACGTGCCACCATCGTACAATGATGTTAAAGAAGGAGATGTAGGAGAAGCTAAaggtgaagatgaaatagCTAGTAAAGAAGATAATCCTTTTTCGGATTCAAACTTTAAGGAGGAAGAAAGTCGTTCGGCAGTCTGA